The following nucleotide sequence is from Roseivirga sp. BDSF3-8.
TGCGGCCCGTAATGCGCTTTATAAATGCTGACAGATTCAGAAACACCATTTCTTATTTCCTGAAAAATTCTTTTATCGTCTTCGTGACAGTCTCAAGCTCTCCGTCACTAATGCCCGAGGAGCAGGGGATACTAAGGCACTCCGAATACACCTTACCCGCCACATCCTTCTCCTGCACATACAGATCAGTCCTACTCATAGGCAGCCTGTTCATGGGCACCCAAAAGGGCCTGGCTATGATCTCCTCTTCCGCCAGGCGCTTCAGCAGCCCTTTTTGTCTCTCGGTACGGATCGTAAACAGCCACTCATTGCTGTCACAGTCCTTATCATGCTCCTGAAAGCGTATATCACCTACACCCCCAAGCTGCTCGCGGTAGTAAGCCGCAATTTCCTTCTTCCGCTTTATAAAGCCCGGTAGTTGCTCCATCTGGGCCACCCCCATGGCAGCCAGCACATTCACCAGGCGATAGTTATAGCCCGTTTCGTCATGGTAGTACTCCTCCGGGTCCGCCTTAGCCTGTGTCGTCAGGTGTTTTGCCTTTTCGGCCAGCCCCTTATCTGCCGTTACCAGTACACCACCCCCTCCGGTAGTAATGATCTTGTTACCATTAAAGCTGAAGCAGCCAAAGGCACCGAAGCTTCCTGCCGGTTTGCCCCGGAAGGTACTACCCAGTGATTCCGTGGCATCTTCCACCATAGTAAGGCTGTACCTCTCTGCCAGCTTGCACAGCCGGTCCATATCTCCTATGCCCCCCAGCACATGCACCGGCATAATACACCTTACCGGCCGGTTGTCCTTATCTAACCGGCAGACACCTTCAGTTACAGTCGTTTCTGCTTTCAGGTAGTGTTCCAGCAAGTCCAGGTCCATTTGCCAGCTCGCCTCATCTATGTCCATAAGCAGAGGGCTCGCCCCCGTGTACCGGATCGCATTTATGCTCGCCACAAAGGTGAGATTGGGCACAATTACATAATCACCTGGCTTCACCCCGCTAAGCAGCAGGGAAATGTGGAGAGCCGCTGTCCCGTTCATGGTGGCCACACCATAAGAGGAGTGGCTATAATCTGCCACGGACTGCTCAAAGCGGCTTACGTAGGCGCCTACAGAAGATACCCATCCCGTATCCAGGCAGTCCTTCACGTACTTCCACTCATTGCCTTTTATTTCCGGTATCGTCAATGGTATCATCCTCTGATCTTTCTTTGTGGATTACCGGCTACAACAGCCCCTTCGGGCACATCTTTTATTACTACCGCACCTGCGCCTATCACCGCTTCTGAGCCTATTCGTATGCCCTGTTTTACTACCGCATTAGCCCCCACAAAGGCACCTTCGCCTACCTGCACATTACCGGCAAGCACCGCACCCGGCGCTATGTGTGCATAGGCACCTACCCGGCACTCATGCTCCACTATGCTGCCAGAGTTCAGTATCACCCCTTCTCCCACTTCCGCCAGCGCATTTACCACGGCACCGGCCGCCGCCATGGTGCCCGCTTGTATGCGCGCATGGGCAGATATCACCGCCGCAGGGTGAAGTAAAGTAGAGAAAGTGCAATGGTGGCCTGTAAGAAACTTGCTGATTTTCAATCTAATAGAGTTGTCGCCTACACTGACAAAGATGTCTGAGTTTTTAATCTCCCTTAATGTACTGCCTTCCGTTTCACTGCCCAGGTAGCGCAGGCCAAAAGGATTTACAGCTTTCGCCTCCTTATCACAATAGCCCATAATTTGCCTCCCAAGCTGTTCCAGCAGGTCACAAACCACATAGGCGTGGCCTGAATATCCTATGATGACTACAGGCTTCAATTTTTTACCTTTTCTAATAGTCGCTGATAGTGCCCCGCTATTTCACCGTGTATATTTTCACGCCTGAAGTGAGTGATAATTTCACTTTTTAAAGTTAGTGCAAAACTATTCATTTGCTCAGGTCTATCCAATGCCCATGAAAGGTTTTCAGCAATTGCGTCTTTTTTGCCTGCCTCAAATAATAGGCCCGTCCTTCCATTTTGAACTATATCGTTATTGCCCGAAATGTCCGAACATACGATAGGGCAGTCCATGGCGCCGGCCTGGAGAAGGACATTAGGAAACCCTTCCCGGTGCGATGGGTGTACAAGCAGGTGAGCTATAGCCATGTAGTAAGGGATATCGTCCGTCCAGGCTATATGGGTTATGCGCGGATGGTGAAGGATATACTCCCGGACAGCTTCAGGCAGGGCATTGCCCTCTTCCTCAAAGGGTCCTGTCAGCACAAGATGCAGATCCGGGCGGGTGGCAGCCACCTCGTCAAATGCCTCCACCAGCTCCACTATGCCCTTATCCTTTACCATGCGCCCCACTGTCAGCAAGTAGCGCTTTTCAGCGTCATAGCTTATCGCCCTCTTTATATTCCGGAGAGTGCCAGAGTCCAGGGCTTCCCTTGAGTAGACGCTCAGATCAATGCCGTTAGAGGAGCCGCGGCCTATCATATGCAGCTTTGAAGAGCAAGTGAGATTCCCTTGCTCTATGTAAGAATAAAGCCCCCCGCTGTTAGGCCATACTTCCGTAGCGCAGGCATACGTGATTCTTTCTATAAGTGTAAGCAACCTGAATTTCATGCCCCTTGCCGTTTGGAGCGGCAAGCCCGCCACCGTATGTACCCTTACAGGCACACCACAAGCCCAGGCAGCCAGCATTCCCAGCAAGCCCGCCTTTGGCGTATGTGTATGGACTATGTCAGGCTTTATATCACGCATATACAGAATCATCCTGAATAACGACAGCAGGTCTGCCAATGGCGTGATGCGCCTCGTCATCCCGATTACCTTGTGTGGCACCCCCTCGCGGGCCGTCACCTCCGGTATCTCCGGGCCCTTTGCGCTTACCATATACACATCATACCCCTGTCTGGCCATGTATTTCATCTGGCCCGTTATCAACAGCTTAAGGCTGATAGGTACAGTAGTGATCCGTATGAGTTTGGGCATTTCCTAGCCGATGATTTGACGAAATCGGGTGATGATCTTATCCTTTTCGTACTCACCCGCCCTTTCCAGGCTCTTCTTCGACATTTGCTCTCTCAGGTCACTGTTCTCCATTATCAGCCTCATAGTGTCAGCCATAGCCTTCGCATCATTCAGAGGCTGCAGGTAGCCATACTCAGCCCTTAGCGGGGCACTTACAGAGCGGCTATAATCCGTATCCGTCGGATGCAGTATCTCCCTCGGTCCAAAGCGGCAGTCAGTACTGATTACCGGCAGCCCCAGGGCCATGGCCTCTATCAAGACATTAGGAAAGCCTTCAAAGTTGGAACCGTATACAAAAGAATTTGCATCGGCCATGTACTGGTGGGGGTTTTTTCTGAATCCAAGCAGGTTTACGCGCTTTTCCAGGCCATATTTTTTTATCGCATCTTCAATCACCGGGCGCTGATCCCCCTCCCCGATTATATCCAGCACACAGTCTTTATCTTCTAGCACGTGCATGGCCTCCACCAGCATCACCTGGTTTTTCGTGCGGTTTAGCCGGCCCAGCGTCACAAAGCGGAAGGGCCCTTCAGTACCCGCATTAGCGTTGGCAGGTATATCACCTTCCCCACGGATCAGAGAGAAGTCCACCGGATTATGGATCACCGCTACTTTCGCTTCCGGCACACCGAAGTTATTGATAAGCTCACGGCCCATACCTGCCGCATTAGGCACCACCACGTCCGCATCACCATACAGCCTTCTCACCAGAAACCTGAATAGCGGATGCTGCTCACTCGGGTTATTGCGTTCACTGATCAGTACACGCGCCTTCATACCCAGCTTGCGGGCCAGCACATTAATAAAGTTAGGGCGGTACATAAAAGACAGCGACACATCAAAGCCCTCCCTGCGCGCCAGCTTATGATAGGCCCACGCCAGCCGGGGGAGGTTCATCATGCGGCTCAGCGTACTTTCATCCGCAGGCTGGTCAGTCAGGTAGTGTATCCTAATGTTATCCGGTATGTCATAGACAATATCCCGGCTCATCAGCACCAGGTGCACATCATATACCTCGTGTAGCTCCTGCAGCAGGATAGAGGCTACCCGCTCCGCGCCTCCCCCGCGGAGGGAGATGATCAGTATCGCCAGCTTTTTTTTACTCATGCTTATTCAGATGCCTTCCAGGCTGCTTCTATGAACTTTTCAGGGCTTCTTTCTGCCAGATACGCCGCAAACTGCCTGCGATTTTGCGCCTGCTCTTCAGCACTCAGGCGCAGCGCCTGTGACATAATGCCCGCCAGCGCTTCAGGGTTCCCCGGCGGGCAGGTAAATACCCCTGGCAGGCGCCCATAGTCCGGCGTCGCCAGTGTCGTCGCTATCGCCGCGTGCTGCGACATCATCTGCAGGATCACATTCGAAAAGCCCTCTATCCGGCTGCTTGCCGCACACAGGCGCGCTTCACGAAAGTAGGGGATAGGGTTTGAGACAAACCCCGGCAGGATTACCCGGTCCCTCAATCCCAGTTCTTTGGCCAGCTCTTCCAGCATCTTACGCTCACTACCCTCGCCCAGTATCACAAGTGCCAGATCCTCCTCCGCAGGTAATTGAGCAAAAGCCCTTATCAATTGGTCAAAAGCCTTTACACGCTCCAGCCTGCCCGCCGATACCACATAAGGCCTGTCCGTCAGTGGCGGTACCTCCGCCTGCTCCAGTTCCCTTACCCTCTCCACATCAAAGGGGCTATGAATCGTACGCAGGTTCCATCCGCGGGCCGGCGGCAGGTAATCCAGCAGCCGCTCCCGCATATAGTCCGTCTGTGCGATCACCAGGTCCGCCGCCGGGTAGCCCGTACGGTACAACAGCTCCATAAATCTCCCGAATCCACCCTTATAGCGGTCAAAGGTCACGCTGCTCTCACGCACGATCAGGCGGTCCGTTTTTAGTGTCCCAGCCTTTCTCAGCAGTCCCAGGTACGCATTCACATGGCTGTGGGAGCTGAAAGTAGCCTGAAAGGGCGCCATACGGCACAGCTTTTTGATCAGCCTTGCCGCGGGAATCAGCCCCCCCTTTTCAGTAGCAGAGGGGATCGTGTGCGTATGGATATTTTCCGGCAGGTCCTCCCAGTTGCCTTCCGCTTTATGAGAGATAAACACCACCTCTAT
It contains:
- a CDS encoding LegC family aminotransferase translates to MIPLTIPEIKGNEWKYVKDCLDTGWVSSVGAYVSRFEQSVADYSHSSYGVATMNGTAALHISLLLSGVKPGDYVIVPNLTFVASINAIRYTGASPLLMDIDEASWQMDLDLLEHYLKAETTVTEGVCRLDKDNRPVRCIMPVHVLGGIGDMDRLCKLAERYSLTMVEDATESLGSTFRGKPAGSFGAFGCFSFNGNKIITTGGGGVLVTADKGLAEKAKHLTTQAKADPEEYYHDETGYNYRLVNVLAAMGVAQMEQLPGFIKRKKEIAAYYREQLGGVGDIRFQEHDKDCDSNEWLFTIRTERQKGLLKRLAEEEIIARPFWVPMNRLPMSRTDLYVQEKDVAGKVYSECLSIPCSSGISDGELETVTKTIKEFFRK
- a CDS encoding acetyltransferase, with amino-acid sequence MKPVVIIGYSGHAYVVCDLLEQLGRQIMGYCDKEAKAVNPFGLRYLGSETEGSTLREIKNSDIFVSVGDNSIRLKISKFLTGHHCTFSTLLHPAAVISAHARIQAGTMAAAGAVVNALAEVGEGVILNSGSIVEHECRVGAYAHIAPGAVLAGNVQVGEGAFVGANAVVKQGIRIGSEAVIGAGAVVIKDVPEGAVVAGNPQRKIRG
- a CDS encoding glycosyltransferase family 4 protein, with product MPKLIRITTVPISLKLLITGQMKYMARQGYDVYMVSAKGPEIPEVTAREGVPHKVIGMTRRITPLADLLSLFRMILYMRDIKPDIVHTHTPKAGLLGMLAAWACGVPVRVHTVAGLPLQTARGMKFRLLTLIERITYACATEVWPNSGGLYSYIEQGNLTCSSKLHMIGRGSSNGIDLSVYSREALDSGTLRNIKRAISYDAEKRYLLTVGRMVKDKGIVELVEAFDEVAATRPDLHLVLTGPFEEEGNALPEAVREYILHHPRITHIAWTDDIPYYMAIAHLLVHPSHREGFPNVLLQAGAMDCPIVCSDISGNNDIVQNGRTGLLFEAGKKDAIAENLSWALDRPEQMNSFALTLKSEIITHFRRENIHGEIAGHYQRLLEKVKN
- a CDS encoding glycosyltransferase; amino-acid sequence: MSKKKLAILIISLRGGGAERVASILLQELHEVYDVHLVLMSRDIVYDIPDNIRIHYLTDQPADESTLSRMMNLPRLAWAYHKLARREGFDVSLSFMYRPNFINVLARKLGMKARVLISERNNPSEQHPLFRFLVRRLYGDADVVVPNAAGMGRELINNFGVPEAKVAVIHNPVDFSLIRGEGDIPANANAGTEGPFRFVTLGRLNRTKNQVMLVEAMHVLEDKDCVLDIIGEGDQRPVIEDAIKKYGLEKRVNLLGFRKNPHQYMADANSFVYGSNFEGFPNVLIEAMALGLPVISTDCRFGPREILHPTDTDYSRSVSAPLRAEYGYLQPLNDAKAMADTMRLIMENSDLREQMSKKSLERAGEYEKDKIITRFRQIIG
- a CDS encoding glycosyltransferase, with product MVGIHRNRPVLFVMPSDRLGGAETILKIVMRTLATRVQRIEVVFISHKAEGNWEDLPENIHTHTIPSATEKGGLIPAARLIKKLCRMAPFQATFSSHSHVNAYLGLLRKAGTLKTDRLIVRESSVTFDRYKGGFGRFMELLYRTGYPAADLVIAQTDYMRERLLDYLPPARGWNLRTIHSPFDVERVRELEQAEVPPLTDRPYVVSAGRLERVKAFDQLIRAFAQLPAEEDLALVILGEGSERKMLEELAKELGLRDRVILPGFVSNPIPYFREARLCAASSRIEGFSNVILQMMSQHAAIATTLATPDYGRLPGVFTCPPGNPEALAGIMSQALRLSAEEQAQNRRQFAAYLAERSPEKFIEAAWKASE